Proteins co-encoded in one Sulfuricaulis limicola genomic window:
- a CDS encoding SDR family NAD(P)-dependent oxidoreductase encodes MSSLKDKVIIITGAVGNLGHAVAERVQSEGGRMVLVDRSNDRLQKTWNKLKDSAQHWLAGDVDMTDPKSVNTMAAEGHKRFGRLDGLVNTVGGFRGGKPVHETDPAEWDFLYDLIVRTTLNGCRAVIPYMLQAQGGSIINIGSRNVFQGNPNYAAYSAAKTAVLRITESLAGELKTHGIRVNCVLPGTIDTPQNREAMPQADFSAWVPPGDLASVIAFLLSDDARSVTGTAVPVFGRS; translated from the coding sequence ATGTCCAGTTTGAAAGACAAGGTAATAATCATCACGGGCGCCGTCGGCAATCTCGGCCATGCCGTGGCGGAACGCGTTCAATCAGAGGGCGGCAGGATGGTGCTGGTCGACCGCTCGAACGATCGCCTGCAGAAAACCTGGAACAAGCTGAAGGACTCTGCACAGCACTGGCTGGCGGGCGACGTCGACATGACCGACCCCAAGTCGGTGAACACCATGGCGGCCGAGGGGCATAAGCGCTTCGGGCGGCTGGACGGGCTGGTGAATACCGTCGGCGGGTTCCGCGGCGGCAAGCCGGTGCACGAGACCGATCCCGCGGAATGGGATTTTCTGTACGACCTCATCGTTCGCACCACCCTGAACGGCTGCCGCGCGGTGATTCCTTATATGCTGCAGGCGCAGGGCGGGAGCATTATCAATATCGGCAGCCGCAACGTATTCCAGGGCAACCCGAATTACGCCGCTTACAGCGCCGCCAAGACGGCGGTATTGCGCATCACCGAGAGCCTGGCGGGTGAACTCAAGACGCACGGGATCAGGGTCAACTGCGTCCTGCCCGGCACCATCGACACGCCGCAGAACCGCGAGGCCATGCCCCAGGCGGATTTTTCCGCCTGGGTTCCGCCCGGTGATTTGGCCAGCGTCATTGCATTCCTGCTGTCGGATGACGCGCGCTCGGTCACCGGCACCGCGGTGCCGGTGTTCGGGCGCAGCTGA
- a CDS encoding NAD(P)/FAD-dependent oxidoreductase, translating into MNPHRIVIVGGGAGGLELATRLGDKFGKPKRAQVTLVDARLTHLWKPLLHEVAAGTFDSHENDVDYIAQAHLHHFVYRLGRMDNLDRERREVSLAPTLDEDGREIIPRRAIPYDTLVLALGSTSNDFGIPGVREHCVFIDDRAQADAFQRAVMRNYIRAQTQPERPVSDQLPLAIIGAGATGVELAAEMHNMAHQLVVYGFDRIVPERDLKIVIIEAADRILPALPKRLSEAAQDRLHKLGVEVYTRRRVTRVIAGGVQTQDGQFFHAALKVWAAGIKAPEFLHNLAGLETNRLNQLVVRPTLQTTYDDDIFAIGDCAACPQPGKDIPVPPTAQAAHQQAALLVKTIARRFNGKSLPTFTYRDRGSLISLSHYTTVGSLMGNLTGDVMIEGRFARLTYRMLYRLHQRALHGTLPMLLLLFSDFLQHRAHPRMKLH; encoded by the coding sequence ATGAATCCTCACCGAATCGTGATCGTCGGCGGCGGCGCGGGTGGGCTGGAGCTGGCCACTCGCCTCGGCGACAAATTCGGCAAACCAAAACGCGCGCAGGTCACGCTGGTGGATGCCCGGCTCACGCACCTGTGGAAACCACTGCTGCACGAGGTCGCGGCCGGCACCTTCGACTCGCACGAGAACGACGTCGACTACATCGCGCAGGCGCACCTGCATCACTTCGTCTACCGCCTCGGGCGCATGGACAATCTCGACCGCGAGCGGCGCGAGGTGAGCCTGGCGCCAACGCTCGACGAGGACGGCCGCGAGATCATCCCGCGCCGCGCCATCCCGTACGACACCCTCGTGCTCGCGCTCGGCAGCACCAGCAACGACTTCGGCATCCCCGGTGTGCGCGAGCACTGCGTGTTTATCGACGACCGCGCCCAAGCCGATGCCTTCCAGCGCGCCGTCATGCGCAACTACATCCGCGCGCAGACGCAGCCCGAACGTCCGGTGTCCGATCAGTTGCCGCTGGCGATCATTGGCGCCGGCGCCACCGGCGTGGAGCTGGCGGCGGAAATGCACAACATGGCCCATCAACTCGTGGTCTACGGCTTCGATCGCATCGTGCCGGAACGCGACCTGAAGATAGTGATCATCGAGGCCGCGGACCGCATCCTGCCGGCACTGCCGAAACGGCTGTCCGAAGCGGCACAGGACAGGCTGCACAAGCTCGGCGTGGAGGTGTACACGCGCCGGCGCGTGACGCGCGTGATCGCCGGGGGCGTGCAGACGCAGGATGGCCAGTTCTTCCACGCCGCGCTCAAGGTCTGGGCCGCCGGCATCAAGGCGCCGGAGTTCCTGCACAATCTCGCCGGCCTCGAAACCAACCGGCTCAACCAGCTGGTGGTGCGCCCGACGCTGCAGACTACCTACGACGACGACATCTTCGCCATCGGCGACTGCGCCGCCTGCCCGCAGCCGGGCAAGGACATCCCGGTGCCGCCCACGGCCCAGGCCGCGCACCAGCAGGCCGCGCTGCTGGTGAAGACCATCGCCCGCCGCTTCAATGGCAAGTCATTGCCGACATTCACTTACCGCGACCGCGGCTCGCTCATTTCGCTGTCCCACTACACCACGGTCGGGAGCCTCATGGGCAATCTCACGGGCGACGTGATGATCGAGGGCCGCTTCGCGCGCCTGACCTACCGCATGCTCTACCGCCTGCACCAGCGCGCGCTGCACGGCACGCTGCCGATGCTGCTGCTCCTGTTTTCGGATTTCCTGCAGCACCGCGCCCATCCGCGGATGAAGCTGCATTGA
- a CDS encoding VPLPA-CTERM sorting domain-containing protein codes for MPGYKNGLIGIVVAGALFSGAADAGTVTPSLNGSVVVSEGSTTNVNWTFNDTYTNNGDGTFTYQGVNGNQSVWAFEWDITVNPDPLISAMFAITNNTASTKHFDLLFTLPVGSPFGPPAVKSGSLAASFQDLNNSGSATLSNIDWNGRIDGSNAMSLFSGDFTCGGAGCIGNIFPASDGPLSSSGVNTSIGIHLAFDLTAGDKASFTTSFQVEPVVVPIPAAVWLFGSGLLGLAALARRRKS; via the coding sequence ATGCCAGGGTACAAGAACGGATTGATCGGAATCGTCGTGGCCGGGGCGCTGTTTTCCGGAGCGGCCGATGCCGGCACGGTGACACCTTCGCTGAACGGTAGTGTGGTGGTTTCTGAAGGTTCGACGACCAATGTCAATTGGACCTTCAACGACACGTACACGAATAACGGCGACGGGACCTTCACCTACCAGGGAGTGAATGGCAACCAGAGTGTCTGGGCTTTCGAGTGGGATATCACGGTCAACCCGGACCCCCTGATCAGCGCCATGTTCGCGATCACCAATAACACCGCCAGCACCAAGCACTTCGATCTCCTGTTCACGCTTCCCGTCGGTTCGCCCTTCGGGCCGCCGGCCGTAAAAAGCGGCAGTCTGGCTGCCAGCTTCCAGGATTTGAACAACAGCGGTTCCGCCACGTTGAGCAACATCGATTGGAATGGACGCATCGATGGTTCGAATGCGATGTCGTTATTCTCCGGAGATTTCACTTGCGGGGGAGCAGGATGTATCGGCAACATCTTTCCCGCCAGCGATGGCCCACTGTCGTCCTCCGGCGTGAACACCAGTATCGGCATCCATCTGGCATTTGATCTCACTGCCGGCGACAAGGCCTCATTCACGACTTCGTTCCAGGTCGAACCTGTCGTCGTGCCCATCCCGGCGGCGGTGTGGCTGTTCGGCAGCGGGTTGCTGGGGCTGGCGGCGCTGGCGCGCCGGCGCAAGAGCTGA
- the gstA gene encoding glutathione transferase GstA, producing MKLYYAPGACSMAVNITLHETGQKFELVKVDLRQHKTESGEDYYQINPKGYVPALGLDNGEVLTEDAVLLQYVADQKPESGLAPRAGTLERYRLMEWLNFISSEIHKTLGALFNPKITPEWKEDRIALFGRRCDYLVKALGNKPYLMGDKFTIADAYLFTILGWADYFKLDMGKWPALKQYAGRIAARPAVQAAMKAEGLIK from the coding sequence ATGAAACTATATTACGCTCCCGGCGCCTGCTCGATGGCCGTGAATATCACACTGCACGAGACCGGGCAAAAATTCGAACTCGTCAAGGTGGACCTGCGTCAGCACAAGACGGAAAGCGGAGAAGACTACTACCAGATCAACCCCAAGGGTTACGTCCCTGCCCTGGGGCTCGATAACGGTGAGGTCCTGACCGAAGACGCGGTGTTATTGCAATACGTCGCCGACCAGAAGCCGGAATCCGGCCTCGCGCCCAGGGCCGGAACATTGGAACGTTACCGCCTGATGGAATGGCTGAACTTCATTTCTTCCGAAATACACAAGACGCTCGGTGCGCTGTTCAACCCGAAGATTACGCCAGAATGGAAGGAAGACCGGATTGCCCTGTTCGGCCGCCGTTGCGATTACCTGGTCAAGGCGCTCGGCAACAAGCCGTACCTGATGGGCGACAAATTCACCATCGCCGACGCCTACCTGTTCACGATCCTCGGCTGGGCTGATTACTTCAAGCTCGACATGGGCAAGTGGCCGGCGCTGAAGCAATACGCCGGCCGCATCGCCGCACGTCCGGCAGTGCAGGCGGCCATGAAAGCGGAGGGCCTGATTAAATAA
- a CDS encoding pirin family protein has product MRPVVEVITSERTLEGGGFPVRRPFPTAQLLQVDPFLLLDHLGPVTWGPGEGIGAPDHPHRGFETVTYLLSGEMQHKDSAGHSGSLRPGDVQWMTAGAGVVHSELPSDAFMKNGDTLHGFQVWVNLPARDKMIPPRYQDIPASRIPEAGSADGKVKVRVVAGESLGVSAVIETRTPILYLHFTIRPGGAITQPVPENFNALAYLIRGELHAGNEGRVVREGQMARFGAGNAVRLAVSNQAAEPADLLLLAGQPLNEPVERYGPFVMNTRQQIVQAIRDYNEGRLGKIDF; this is encoded by the coding sequence ATGCGCCCAGTCGTGGAAGTCATCACGAGCGAGCGCACTCTCGAAGGCGGCGGCTTCCCTGTACGAAGGCCATTTCCGACTGCTCAGCTTCTGCAAGTGGATCCGTTCCTGCTGCTGGATCATCTGGGTCCCGTGACCTGGGGTCCGGGCGAAGGCATCGGCGCGCCCGACCACCCGCACCGCGGCTTCGAGACCGTCACCTACCTGCTCTCGGGCGAGATGCAGCACAAGGATTCGGCCGGCCACAGCGGCTCGCTGCGACCCGGCGACGTGCAGTGGATGACGGCCGGCGCCGGCGTGGTGCATTCGGAGCTGCCCTCCGACGCCTTCATGAAAAACGGCGACACCCTGCACGGTTTCCAGGTGTGGGTGAACCTGCCGGCGCGCGACAAGATGATCCCGCCGCGCTACCAGGACATCCCGGCAAGCCGTATTCCCGAAGCAGGCAGCGCCGACGGAAAAGTGAAAGTGCGCGTAGTCGCGGGCGAATCGCTCGGCGTCTCGGCCGTGATCGAGACGCGCACGCCGATCCTGTACCTGCATTTCACGATCCGGCCCGGCGGCGCGATCACGCAGCCGGTCCCGGAAAATTTCAATGCTCTGGCCTACCTCATCCGCGGCGAACTGCACGCGGGCAACGAGGGTCGCGTCGTGCGCGAAGGCCAGATGGCGCGCTTCGGCGCTGGCAATGCCGTGCGGCTCGCGGTAAGCAACCAGGCCGCGGAACCCGCGGACCTGTTGCTGCTCGCCGGCCAGCCGCTCAACGAGCCGGTGGAGCGCTACGGGCCGTTCGTCATGAACACGCGCCAGCAGATCGTCCAGGCAATTCGCGATTACAACGAAGGAAGATTAGGAAAGATCGATTTCTGA
- a CDS encoding glutathione S-transferase family protein, with protein sequence MGYLIKGEWHEGWYDTSKTGGEFVRADSQFRDVVTANGASNYPAEAGRYHLYVSLACPWAHRALIFRKLKQLEEVISVSVVDPVITEGGWAFRDGFTDTVNGFAFLRETYVHANPGYSGRVTVPVLWDKQTGRIVNNESAEIIRMLNSEFDAFTPVKTDFYPAAMRREIDEVNAFVYERINNGVYKAGFAGSQRVYESAVTRLFAALDEIEMRLGQSRYLVGVTLTEADWRLFTTLIRFDAVYVTHFKCNLRRIEDYPNLSNYLRDLYQVPGIAETVDFDHIKRHYFLSHRHLNPSGLVPKGPMLDYGTAHNRERLMARGAKRSVS encoded by the coding sequence ATGGGCTATCTGATCAAAGGTGAATGGCATGAAGGCTGGTACGACACCAGCAAGACCGGCGGCGAATTCGTCCGCGCCGACAGCCAGTTCCGCGATGTCGTCACGGCCAACGGTGCCAGCAACTATCCGGCTGAAGCTGGGCGCTACCATCTGTACGTATCGCTCGCCTGCCCGTGGGCGCACCGCGCGCTGATTTTCCGCAAGCTGAAACAGCTCGAGGAAGTGATCTCGGTGTCGGTGGTGGATCCGGTGATCACCGAAGGCGGCTGGGCGTTCCGCGATGGCTTCACCGACACGGTCAACGGCTTCGCCTTCCTGCGTGAAACCTACGTACATGCCAATCCCGGCTATTCCGGGCGCGTGACCGTGCCGGTGCTGTGGGACAAACAGACTGGACGAATCGTCAACAACGAATCGGCCGAGATCATTCGCATGCTCAACAGCGAGTTCGACGCCTTCACACCGGTCAAGACCGATTTCTATCCGGCGGCCATGCGCCGGGAAATTGACGAGGTCAATGCCTTCGTCTACGAGCGCATCAACAACGGCGTGTACAAGGCCGGTTTTGCCGGCAGCCAGCGGGTCTATGAATCCGCGGTCACGCGCCTGTTCGCGGCGCTGGATGAAATCGAGATGCGCCTCGGGCAATCGCGGTATCTCGTGGGCGTCACGCTCACCGAGGCCGATTGGCGCCTGTTCACGACCCTGATCCGATTCGATGCCGTGTACGTCACGCACTTCAAATGCAACTTGCGCCGCATCGAGGACTATCCGAACCTGTCGAATTACCTGCGCGATCTCTACCAGGTGCCGGGCATCGCGGAGACGGTGGATTTCGACCACATCAAGCGCCATTACTTCCTGAGCCACCGGCATCTCAATCCATCGGGCCTGGTGCCGAAAGGACCGATGCTCGACTACGGCACGGCGCACAACCGCGAACGCCTGATGGCGCGCGGCGCAAAAAGGAGCGTGTCATGA
- a CDS encoding DoxX family protein — translation MINTNTATAPYAALLLRLSLGVMFIAHALLKLVVFTLPGTVRFFESLGYPGFLAYVVFGAELAGGALLVLGVYTRWVSLALIPILIGAALVHVPNGWVFSAPNGGWEYPVFLVVASAVQALLGDGALALRASTASLVRQPA, via the coding sequence ATGATTAACACCAATACCGCTACCGCCCCCTATGCCGCGCTGTTGCTGCGCCTCAGCCTGGGCGTCATGTTCATCGCCCATGCCTTGTTGAAACTCGTTGTGTTCACCCTGCCCGGCACGGTCCGGTTCTTCGAGTCGCTCGGCTATCCGGGATTCCTCGCCTACGTCGTGTTCGGCGCCGAGCTGGCCGGTGGCGCGCTGCTGGTGCTGGGTGTATACACGCGCTGGGTGTCTCTGGCGCTCATCCCGATCCTGATCGGCGCGGCGCTGGTGCATGTCCCCAACGGCTGGGTGTTCAGCGCACCTAACGGCGGATGGGAGTATCCTGTGTTCCTGGTGGTCGCATCGGCGGTACAAGCCCTGCTCGGCGACGGCGCCCTGGCCTTGCGCGCCTCGACGGCCAGTCTCGTGCGTCAACCCGCCTGA
- a CDS encoding pirin family protein, whose product MIQLRKANDRGHADHGWLDSWHTFSFADYHDPKHVQFSALRVINEDRVAPGEGFPTHPHRDMEIITYVLEGALEHQDSLGTGSVIRPGEVQRMSAGTGIRHSEFNHSQTEPVHFLQIWILPDRQGVQPGYEQKRIGLDGQLRLVASPDGRDGSVTIHQNARVYAARLNGSEVTHALAPGRRAWLQVARGTVQLNGTTLQAGDGAGIENEAALKLTADAAAEVLLFDLP is encoded by the coding sequence ATGATACAGCTGCGCAAGGCCAATGACCGCGGGCACGCCGATCACGGCTGGCTCGATTCCTGGCATACGTTTTCCTTCGCCGATTATCACGACCCGAAGCATGTGCAGTTTTCCGCGCTGCGAGTCATCAACGAGGACCGGGTGGCGCCGGGCGAGGGCTTCCCCACCCATCCGCACCGCGACATGGAAATCATCACCTACGTCCTCGAAGGCGCGCTCGAACACCAGGACAGCCTCGGCACCGGCTCGGTGATCCGCCCCGGCGAGGTGCAGCGCATGAGCGCTGGCACCGGCATTCGCCACAGCGAGTTCAATCACTCCCAAACCGAACCGGTGCATTTCCTGCAAATCTGGATCCTGCCGGACCGGCAGGGCGTGCAGCCAGGATACGAACAGAAGCGCATCGGACTCGACGGCCAGCTGCGGCTGGTGGCCTCGCCCGACGGTCGCGACGGTTCGGTCACGATCCATCAGAACGCGCGCGTCTACGCCGCGCGCCTGAACGGCAGCGAGGTGACGCATGCGCTCGCTCCCGGCCGGCGCGCCTGGCTGCAAGTCGCGCGCGGCACGGTGCAGCTCAACGGAACCACGCTGCAGGCCGGCGATGGCGCGGGCATCGAGAACGAAGCGGCGCTGAAGTTAACCGCCGACGCTGCCGCCGAAGTGTTGTTGTTTGATTTGCCGTAA